Genomic DNA from Magnetococcales bacterium:
TCCAGAGGAAGACAGGAGATGCCGTTCAACTCTTGGACAATGCGATCCATGACTACGGAAAATCCCATCCGCAGCCTACGCGCACCTGCCTGGCGCAACGCAAGTACGTTCGTTATCCCCAATGTGCGCAGCCGCTCCGCTCCACGTGGTCCCACCCCCCAAACCTCGGCCACATCGATCTCCAATAACAGCCGCTCCAGATCGTCACTCCCCATGATATTGAAGTTACACACCCCCTTGTATGACGGACGCTTCTTGGCAACGTGGTTGGCCAGTTTGGCCAGGGTCTTGGTGGAGGCGATACCGACTCCAACCGGTAATCCCAACCAATCAGCGACTTCTCGGCGCATGGTCTGGCCAACGTGGGTAACGTCATGCTGGTTACCAAGGTCGAGGAAGCACTCGTCAATGGAGTAGATCTCCTGGCAAAGAGTAAATCGCCCCAACAGGGTCATCATGCGCTGCGACATGTCGGCATAGAGGGCATAATTGCTGGAGAGCGCAACGATCCCGTGTTGCTGCGCCAGGTCGCGCAGACGGAACCAGGGTTCGCCCATTTTTACACCAAGCGCCTTGAGTTCGTTGGACCGGGCCACGACACAGCCGTCGTTATTGGAGAGAACCAGCACCGGCTTCCGCCACAAATTCGGATTGAACACCCGTTCGCAAGAGACGTAAAAATTATTGGCGTCAATCAATGCGATATTTTGCCTGCCACCCGATGTATCGCCCATCGCACCACTCCCCAAATGACCAACTCCTGCCCCTGGGCCACCAGGACATCTGGATAATCTGAATGGGCAGAACGCAAAATCACCGCGCCTTGCCGACGCACGATCTGTTTGACCACAAACCCGCCATCCAGCACGGCAACGACGACACTCCCTTCTTCAGGTGGCATGGAGCGATCCACCACCAATATATCCCCGTCGTGGATCCCCATTCCTTCCATCGAATACCCGTTCACGCGCCAAAAGAAAGTGGCCTCCGGGCGTTCGATCAACAGGTGTTCGAGGCCAAGTTGTTCGGTTGCCTCATCCTGGGCTGGTGACGGAAAACCCGCCGCCACTGGAGAGATCAGCAGAGGGAAAGTCCCCTTACGGTGGGGTGGGGAACGCATCATGACCTGCCGTATTGCCGCAGCAAACCAACTACGACCCCAAAGAGGCTCAGGCTATGTCCTGGTCGCAAGATCGGATAGGTGGGATTGGCCGGATGCAACGTCCACTCGCCCTCTTCGCTCACCAGGGTTTTGAGCGTGAACTCTCCGTCCACCTCGGCTACCACCAGGACACCAGCATCCGCGCTGGAACATCGTTCCACGACCACCCAATCTCCCTCGTAAATGCCTGCCCCCTGCATGGAGTCACCCTTGACCGGCAACAACACTGTGCGTGATGGGGTTTTGACCAGCAGAGTATCGATCAATACCGGGCTACTTGCCGCATCCATGACCATTTCCGGATGGCCCGCCCGCACCGTCATCTCTGCCAATGGGCGTTCAAAAAAACGGTCCGTCGGTGACCACTCACCATCCGGGGTTCGTTGGACGTAACCCACGGACTCCAGTCGGCGCAGCAGCTTGGAGACTGCTGATTTGGCACTCAATCCCAGGACCGCACCCAAGCGCGTGTAGGAGGGCCACGCCCGATATCGGGCATAATAGTCGCGCAGGGTGTTCAGATGGTCGGCATCACGATTGATGGGTGACATGACACAAACTCTCCTGGAAGATCGTCAGTACCGTCATTATGGTGAACGAAAGTGCTCCATGTCCAGGGGAATATTTCCAATCACCCTGTGTCGAACCTTCGTTTGGAAGCGGGGAACCACGGCAACAGGGGGTGGGTTATCTGCAGGGCAGCTCCACCCGTGCCTCCAGGCCGCCGCCGCTGCGTCCCAACAGGATGATCTGCCCGCCGTGGAGCTGGGCGATTCTCTCGACGATGGCCAGTCCCAGGCCAGCCCGACCCGCGCCGCTGCGCGCCGTATCCAGGCGGGTGAAGGGACGCAACATGCGCTCCCGTTCCTCTGGAGGGATACCGGGCCCCCGATCCATGACCCGCAGCCGGAACCATGTACCAAGCACTTCGGTGCGCACCTCGATGGCCTGTTGACCGCCGTAATGGACGGCGTTGTCCACCAGATTGGTCACCAGACGTTGCCAAGCCGAGGCTCGTAGCGCCAGGTGCGGTGCGGGGGTGATGGCGCAGCGGAGCTCTTTTCCCAGGCGGATGTAGCGGGTACAGACCAGGTCGATGGCAACGTTGGGATCGATCTTCGCCACGGTTTCGGTTTGTTCATCCCTGGCAAACTCCAAAAATCGCTCCAACAGGGCGCCCATCTCCTCGATATCCTGCACCATCCCTTCCCGTAGTTCGGGATCCTGTAGATCCATCTCCAGGCTCAGGCGCAACCGGGCCAAAGGGGTGCGCAGGTCGTGGGAGATGCCGGCCAGGAGCATGGTCCGGTTGGTTTCCAGGTTTTGCATGTCGATCATCATGCGTTGGAAGGCCATGCTCAGGGAACGGATCTCCGTCGGACCTGCCGTGGTGGTGGAGAGGGCGGGCTTCTTTCCTTGTCCGAGCAGGGTTGCCGCCTCGGCGAGACGGCGCAGGGGACCATTGACATGCCAGACCACCAGAAAGGCGCCGGCCAGCGACAGGGTGCCCATGAGCGCGATACCGGCAAACCAATGCCACGGAAACGGACGTTCCAGGGGTGAACGCGGGGAGAGCAGCCAATACTCCTGCTGGGCAAAGAGGACGCGCAGCCACATCCCCTCCCGGGCGTTGCGCACCGCCGTGGGATGGCCAAGTTGCTCGGCGAGCAGCTCGGCCAGCCGGTCATGGCGTTCCGGTGGCAGGGGGTGTCCGGGTGGCGCGGCGTTGTCCGGCATGATGCGCACATGTTTGCCTTGTGCCAGGCGTGCCAGCATGGCCTGACGGCCAGTGTCGTCCATGCCGGCCAGTATTTCGTTGAGCGTTTCGGCCTGGATGGCCAGGCGACCGGCCTGGCGTTGCAGGCGGATGGTGTCGGTATAGGAGTCGAACAGGAGATAGGCGCTCAGGTCGCGCATGCCCATGACCAGAAAGAGCAGCAGCGCCGTGCGTCCGAACAGGGAGCGGGGCAGGGAGAGTCTCATCATGGACGGAGCCATCCTGAACATGTTGGCAGGAGCGAAACGGGAGCGGCAGAACCAGGGGGCACCCCTGGTCCGGTCATGTGGTGTTGGCATCGGGGATGAAGACGTATCCGTAGCCCCATACCGTCTGGATGAAACGCGGGGTGGCAGGATCGGCCTCGATCAGGCGGCGCAGGCGGGAGACCTGGACATCGATGCTGCGGTCGAAGGCCTCGTGTTCCCGCCCCCGGGCCAGATCGAGCAGTTTATCGCGTGACAGCGGCTGGCGGGGATGTTGCGCGAAGACCTTCAGCAAAGAAAACTCGCCGGTGGTGAGGGTAACCTCCGTGCCGTCGACATGCAGACGCCGGGTGGTGAGATTCAGGATGTGGGGGCCGAAGCGGATGGCGCTTTCATCCCGGGCCGGCGCCCCCGGAACAGGGGGTGGGCGTCGTCGCAACACGGCCTGGATCCTGGCGACAAGCTCTCTGGGGTTGAAGGGCTTGGGCAGATAGTCGTCCGCGCCCATTTCCAGGCCGACGATGCGGTCCACTTCGTCGCCCTTGGCAGTCAGCATGATGATCGGGATCGGATGGTCCGCACCCCGCAGGCGGCGACAATAACTCAGCCCGTCCTCGCCGGGCAGCATGAGATCGAGGATCAGCAGATCCACCCGCTGTTTTGCAAGGATCTTGTCGGCTTCGCTGGTGGTGGTCGCGGCCAACACCTGCAAACCCTGTTCGCTCAGGTAGCGTTTCAGGAGCTTTTGCAGGCGCGGATCGTCATCGATCAGCAGGATGGTCGGCATCGGTCGTATCCATGGGCACTCTCCCGGTCACATGCATGATCCGGCCTGACTATGGGACCGTTCATGGAAACGATGCAAGCGCTCGCATGGGGAGCATGGCCGCTGTGCGCAAGAAATGTTTTGTTACACTTTTGGCCGGAGCGCGCAACACTCTATTCACAATGATCCCTCAGATTATGGCCACCAACGCCAGAGCCCGGCTGGTGGTGTCCCTGACAAGAATCGATAAGCCGTCATGCACGGGTTGCGGGCAGGATGCTCACCGTTCACCATGCAAGGGTAACCATTCAGTACCCGGCAACGAATCGGGGTCCAGGGCAGCGCCCTGGCGGGTCCAGGGCAGCGCCCTGGCGGGGTCCGGGGCGAAGCCCTGACAAAGGCTTTCCTGTCCAGGCTTTTCTTGAATGGGTACTGAACGGTTACGAATGATTGCTTGCAAGGAGGGTAACACCATGTCGGTATTATCGAAATCACTCATGTTGCTGCTGTTGCCGGTGATATTTCTGTTGAATGGATGCCATTATCATGGCAGAGGGTATGGGTACTACCATGGCGATTTTCAAGGCAGACATCATGACTATAAAAAACCAGGACACCACCGCCATCATTATTATTATAAAAGGCACTATTATTGAGAAGCGGTAAAAAAATGGCCGGTCGTGGTGATCCGCTGCCGGTATGGATGAAACAATCGTGTCGGGCAGGGAGGATGCCGTTGTGAACAGAATCCGGAGAGCCGTGGTGTTGTCGCTGATCGTGCTGGGTTGGTCATCTCCCGCTGCGGCCATGCGGTCGGGAGATCTCGTCGTCACCTTTGGTTCCCGGGGTGACAAAGGCGGCTTCGGCGGTGGCCACCACGAACGTCCCTGGGATGGTTACGGCAAGGGACACGGGGGCCATCATGGTCACCATGGACATCATGGATATCATGGACGACCCAGGCGCCAACCTCCCGTTTGGATTGTCGGCCAGTGGACCTTCGGCCATCCCCGTGAGCACAGGCATGACCATGCTCCGGTTTGCCGCACGTTCCAGACGACGATCACGATCGATGGCCTCAGGTACCCAGGCCAGGGCACGGCCTGTCAGCAGGAGGATGGGTCGTGGAAGATGGTGCGGTGAGGGAGACCCCGTCTTTCCCTCCCTGGTTCAGAATGGTAGACTCCCGCAAATTCTGCCGGATCAACCAAATTGGGGCATCACCCCGAATCCTTGACCCAACGCCTCCGTTCCGTATGACCGAAGAGGGGGTGCCTGGGCAGTCACTGATTTCAAATGATGGATCATGGTCTGGTACGGAGGTTGATTTGCTCCGAGGACCAGGATAGCATGATCAACTCATACGGTTAAGTTCATGCTTTCTTGCCATTTCCATTGGTCCACATCGGGTGATAACGCTCATGAATAAACGAATCCTCGTTACAATGTCGATGTTCCTTGTGCCAGGGAGTGCCTGGGCCAGTGGGTCGTCCCCTGCTGCCGGACCAACAATCTTTGGCACCCCCGTGGATTTTGTACTTTTTGCCTGCACATTGTTGGGGGTGGCACTGTTTCATCGCTACACCTTGCAGGTTGCTCTTGCCGGTCTGGCAGTCATTGCCACCTACAAGGTTGTGTTCACCGGTTTCGCGCATGGTGACGGTGTGTCTGGTCTGGTCCAGCATATCGGACATGAGTGGGTCATTCTGACCAACCTGTTGTGTCTTCTCATGGGTTTTGCCCTGCTTTCCAACCATTTTGAAGAGAGCAAGATTCCGGAAATCCTGCCGCGTTATCTCCCTTCCGGCTGGATGGGCAGTTTTGTTCTGCTTTGCCTGATTTTCGCCTTGTCCAGCTTTTTGGACAATATCGCTGCGGCATTGATCGGCGGGACGATTGCCGGTATCGTCTACCGTGGCAAGGTTCACATTGCCTACCTGGTAGCCATTGTTGCCGCATCCAACGGTGGTGGATCCGGCAGCGTGGTGGGTG
This window encodes:
- the ompR gene encoding two-component system response regulator OmpR gives rise to the protein MPTILLIDDDPRLQKLLKRYLSEQGLQVLAATTTSEADKILAKQRVDLLILDLMLPGEDGLSYCRRLRGADHPIPIIMLTAKGDEVDRIVGLEMGADDYLPKPFNPRELVARIQAVLRRRPPPVPGAPARDESAIRFGPHILNLTTRRLHVDGTEVTLTTGEFSLLKVFAQHPRQPLSRDKLLDLARGREHEAFDRSIDVQVSRLRRLIEADPATPRFIQTVWGYGYVFIPDANTT
- a CDS encoding LexA family transcriptional regulator, whose translation is MSPINRDADHLNTLRDYYARYRAWPSYTRLGAVLGLSAKSAVSKLLRRLESVGYVQRTPDGEWSPTDRFFERPLAEMTVRAGHPEMVMDAASSPVLIDTLLVKTPSRTVLLPVKGDSMQGAGIYEGDWVVVERCSSADAGVLVVAEVDGEFTLKTLVSEEGEWTLHPANPTYPILRPGHSLSLFGVVVGLLRQYGRS
- the umuD gene encoding translesion error-prone DNA polymerase V autoproteolytic subunit, which codes for MMRSPPHRKGTFPLLISPVAAGFPSPAQDEATEQLGLEHLLIERPEATFFWRVNGYSMEGMGIHDGDILVVDRSMPPEEGSVVVAVLDGGFVVKQIVRRQGAVILRSAHSDYPDVLVAQGQELVIWGVVRWAIHRVAGKISH
- a CDS encoding two-component sensor histidine kinase encodes the protein MMRLSLPRSLFGRTALLLFLVMGMRDLSAYLLFDSYTDTIRLQRQAGRLAIQAETLNEILAGMDDTGRQAMLARLAQGKHVRIMPDNAAPPGHPLPPERHDRLAELLAEQLGHPTAVRNAREGMWLRVLFAQQEYWLLSPRSPLERPFPWHWFAGIALMGTLSLAGAFLVVWHVNGPLRRLAEAATLLGQGKKPALSTTTAGPTEIRSLSMAFQRMMIDMQNLETNRTMLLAGISHDLRTPLARLRLSLEMDLQDPELREGMVQDIEEMGALLERFLEFARDEQTETVAKIDPNVAIDLVCTRYIRLGKELRCAITPAPHLALRASAWQRLVTNLVDNAVHYGGQQAIEVRTEVLGTWFRLRVMDRGPGIPPEERERMLRPFTRLDTARSGAGRAGLGLAIVERIAQLHGGQIILLGRSGGGLEARVELPCR
- a CDS encoding Y-family DNA polymerase, with protein sequence MGDTSGGRQNIALIDANNFYVSCERVFNPNLWRKPVLVLSNNDGCVVARSNELKALGVKMGEPWFRLRDLAQQHGIVALSSNYALYADMSQRMMTLLGRFTLCQEIYSIDECFLDLGNQHDVTHVGQTMRREVADWLGLPVGVGIASTKTLAKLANHVAKKRPSYKGVCNFNIMGSDDLERLLLEIDVAEVWGVGPRGAERLRTLGITNVLALRQAGARRLRMGFSVVMDRIVQELNGISCLPLEMAPPPRQQIQSSRSFGLPVYKQEELIEAILSFLRRGVRRLRKQASVAGAVHVFIQTNPFRERDPQYRQGVTLPVPTPSADELQLGRVSTHGLALIYRPGYAYHKAGVILMELESASGRQGDLFADPVAERKSAALMSTLDALRQRFGQDIIRVAGEGTHQRWATKSGNRSPRYTTCWSELPVVHADWL